The Prunus persica cultivar Lovell chromosome G7, Prunus_persica_NCBIv2, whole genome shotgun sequence genome has a segment encoding these proteins:
- the LOC18771103 gene encoding tryptophan--tRNA ligase, cytoplasmic: protein MEKREGEGEGEEEQVVNPWTVSAKGGGKIDYDKLIDQFGCQRIDQSLVDRIHRLTSRTPHVFLRRGVFFAHRDLNEILDAHERGEKFYLYTGRGPSSEALHLGHLIPFMFTKYLQEAFRVPLVIQLTDDEKCMWKDLTVEESQRLARENAKDIIACGFDVTRTFIFSDFDYVGGAFYKNMVKVGKCVTYNKAVGIFGFTGEDHIGKISFPPVQAVPSFPSSFPHLFGGQDNLRCLIPCAIDQDPYFRMTRDVAPRIGYQKPALIESSFFPAMQGETAKMSASDPNSAIYVTDSAKEIKNKINRYAFSGGQDSIEKHRELGANLEVDIPFKYLSFFLDDDAKLEEIRKEYGAGRMLTGEVKQLLIQVLTELVERHRRARAAVTDEMVDAFMAVRPLPNMFN, encoded by the exons atggagaagagagagggagaaggaGAAGGTGAAGAAGAACAGGTAGTGAATCCATGGACGGTGTCGGCTAAAGGTGGCGGGAAAATCGACTACGACAAGCTCATTGACCAGTTCGGCTGTCAGAGGATCGACCAGTCGCTCGTCGACCGTATCCACCGCCTCACCTCACGTACTCCCCACGTGTTTCTCCGCCGCGGCGTCTTCTTCGCCCACAG GGACTTGAATGAAATTCTTGATGCTCATGAGAGGGGAGAGAAGTTCTATTTGTACACAGGAAGAGGACCTTCCTCTGAGGCATTGCATTTGGGTCATCTTATCCCCTTCATGTTCACTAA ATATTTGCAAGAGGCCTTCAGGGTTCCTCTTGTTATTCAACTTACTGATGATGAGAAATGCATGTGGAAAGATCTGACCGTGGAAGAGAGCCAGAGACTCGCCAGGGAGAATGCCAAGGACATTATTGCTTGTGGTTTTGACGTAACAAGAACCTTCATTTTCTCTGATTTTGATTATGTTGGTGG TGCTTTCTACAAGAACATGGTGAAGGTTGGAAAGTGTGTCACATATAATAAG GCTGTTGGAATTTTTGGTTTCACCGGTGAAGATCATATTGGAAAAATTAGTTTTCCACCTGTGCAG GCAGTTCCATCATTTCCAAGTTCATTTCCACATCTTTTCGGTGGCCAAGACAATCTTCGTTGCTTAATTCCTTGCGCGATTGACCAG GATccttattttagaatgacacgAGATGTCGCTCCACGGATTGGATACCAGAAACCTGCGTTGATTGAGTCTTCTTTCTTCCCTGCCATGCAG GGAGAGACCGCTAAAATGTCGGCCAGTGATCCAAATTCTGCCATTTATGTAACTGATTCTGCAAAGGAAATTAAGAACAAG ATAAACAGGTACGCATTTTCTGGTGGACAAGATTCAATAGAGAAACATAGAGAACTTGGAGCAAATCTCGAG GTAGATATACCATTCAAATATCTCAGTTTTTTCCTGGATGATGACGCTAAACTCGAAGAGATAAGGAAG GAGTATGGTGCAGGACGCATGCTAACAGGTGAAGTTAAGCAACTACTTATTCAGGTTTTGACTGAACTAGTTGAAAGACATCGTAGGGCTAGAGCTGCTGTGACTGATGAG ATGGTGGATGCATTTATGGCAGTGAGGCCCCTGCCCAATATGTTCAACTGA
- the LOC18769120 gene encoding uncharacterized protein LOC18769120, producing MKAAGSLGVVVCLFLVVVGVLVEVVPMAEGDTMPSQCKQEKDLLVSACKSAVINNIIGRSPSAYCCQIVRVTHVECVCPYVTPKLANLIPLQRTIKQIEGCGRSVPRNFKCGSITTPP from the exons atgaaGGCTGCAGGCTCATTGGGTGTGGTTGTATGCTTGTTCTTGgtggtggttggtgttttggttGAGGTGGTTCCAATGGCAGAAGGGGACACCATGCCCAGCCAATGCAAGCAGGAGAAGGACCTTCTTGTGAGTGCATGCAAGAGCGCAGTGATCAATAATATAATCGGGCGCAGCCCCTCTGCATACTGCTGCCAAATTGTCAGGGTGACTCATGTCGAGTGTGTGTGCCCTTATGTCACCCCCAAACTGGCCAATTTGATCCCTCTCCAACGTACGATTAAGCAGATTGAAGGCTGTGGAAGAAGCGTCCCTCGCAACTTCAAGTGTGGCA gtaTCACCACTCCACCATAA